The following coding sequences lie in one Vigna unguiculata cultivar IT97K-499-35 unplaced genomic scaffold, ASM411807v1 contig_244, whole genome shotgun sequence genomic window:
- the LOC114171404 gene encoding uncharacterized protein LOC114171404 — MIEKVALALVTAARRLRQYFQSHTVIVRTDHPVQKILQKPDLAGRLSSWAIELSEFNIQYEPHGPIKAQCLADFTNDLQNQPPTQDLWWTMHVDGSSNPQGAGAGIVLEGPGDILVEQSLRFNFKTSNNQAEYEAIIAGLNLVRDVGARKLICKTDSKLTVGHLNDDYQVKDTMLSQYYHTVTALIEHFKAFRIEHVPRCNNTRADILSKLASTQKKGRYKSLLQHTLSIPSIEQNNQCLNITTAGTWMEPFVKYLEEGTTPANEDKGWARKAARYTLVDGELFRRGFSRPLLKCITREQDEYVMQEIHQGVCGYHSGPKTMAARILRAGYYWPTMEGDCNAYTKKCVQCQKHGPVTRIPQEELHQVSLPWPFSKWGMDIVGPFAPGKGQVKFLLVAVDYFSKWIETEPLATITANQVQRFVWKNIICRYGIPHTIIIDNGRQFIDKSLGEFYRNLKITHITSSVEHPQTNGQAEAANKVLLGQLKKRLDGAKGKWPDELLEVFWAYRCTP, encoded by the coding sequence ATGATAGAAAAGGTAGCCCTTGCATTGGTAACTGCAGCACGACGGTTACGCCAATACTTCCAATCCCACACAGTCATCGTCAGAACTGACCACCCTGTGCAGAAAATCCTTCAGAAACCGGATCTGGCAGGGCGACTATCGTCGTGGGCCATCGAgttgtcagaattcaacatccaaTATGAGCCACACGGACCCATAAAAGCACAATGCTTAGCAGACTTCACCAATGACCTTCAGAACCAACCACCCACCCAAGACCTTTGGTGGACCATGCACGTAGATGGCTCTTCAAATCCCCAAGGTGCCGGCGCAGGAATAGTACTGGAAGGCCCCGGCGACATCCTCGTTGAACAATCCCTGCGCTTCAATTTCAAAACCTCAAACAATCAAGCGGAATACGAAGCTATAATAGCCGGCCTCAATCTAGTGCGCGACGTCGGCGCCAGGAAGCTAATCTGCAAAACAGACTCCAAGCTCACAGTGGGGCACCTCAACGACGACTATCAAGTCAAGGACACCATGCTCTCGCAATACTACCACACGGTAACCGCCCTAATCGAACACTTCAAGGCCTTCAGAATCGAACATGTCCCTAGATGTAACAATACCAGAGCCGATATCCTCTCCAAGCTCGCTAGCACTCAGAAGAAGGGACGATACAAGTCACTCTTGCAGCACACCCTAAGCATCCCCTCCATCGAACAGAATAATCAATGCCTCAACATTACCACAGCCGGCACCTGGATGGAACCTTTTGTCAAGTACCTAGAAGAAGGAACAACCCCAGCAAACGAAGACAAAGGATGGGCTCGGAAAGCGGCGCGCTATACTTTAGTCGATGGTGAACTATTCAGAAGGGGCTTCAGCAGACCCTTGCTCAAATGCATCACACGTGAACAGGACGAGTATGTCATGCAAGAAATACACCAAGGAGTTTGTGGCTATCACTCAGGCCCCAAAACCATGGCAGCCAGGATATTACGAGCTGGCTACTACTGGCCAACAATGGAGGGAGATTGCAACGCATACACTAAGAAATGTGTCCAATGTCAAAAGCACGGTCCCGTAACGCGCATACCCCAGGAAGAGCTCCACCAGGTGTCCTTACCATGGCCATTCTccaagtggggaatggacatagTCGGACCCTTCGCACCAGGCAAAGGCCAAGTGAAATTCCTACTTGTCGCAGTTGATTACTTCTCCAAGTGGATCGAGACCGAACCCCTCGCCACTATAACCGCCAACCAAGTGCAGCGTTTCGTCTGGAAGAACATCATCTGCCGCTACGGTATACCTCACACCATCATAATTGATAACGGCCGCCAGTTCATAGACAAAAGCCTCGGCGAATTCTACCGTaacttgaaaatcacacacaTCACCAGTTCCGTCGAGCACCCCCAAACAAACGGCCAAGCAGAAGCTGCAAACAAGGTCCTCCTCGGCCAACTCAAGAAACGACTGGACGGAGCAAAGGGGAAGTGGCCGGACGAACTTCTTGAAGTGTTTTGGGCATACAGATGCACGCCCTAG